A region of the Numenius arquata chromosome 2, bNumArq3.hap1.1, whole genome shotgun sequence genome:
tggactcgatgatctcaaaggtcccttccaaccaagaagattctgtgattctgtgggtcaTGACATGTACAGCTGTGCCCTTGCTTTCAGTGGCTTCCCAGCGGTCTCCATCCACAAGGGGGACAACCTGCTCAGATCTCGGTGGGGATGGGGTCAAGAGCTAAGCACCAGCACAGAGGACAttgctgctctgccttcccttttGCCTGTTGTGGTcacagcatccctccctgccccgtTCTGTGCTAGGAAACACACCACCTCAGTTCCCGTGGGCAGAGATGGTGCAGGGAGCGCACCGCAAGCTCTGGTTGGGTGGCAACTTCTCTACTGAGTGTTTCACGATAGCCACAGCATCTACAAAAGGTTTCATGAAAGCGTGCAGGTCTGGTTCAAAGAGCAATGTTTGGCTGCAGGTTGGGGTTGCCACGATACCTTCGGGGAAAACCCTAATTTCAAGGGTCTaaggaaaatacagtaatttagcACAGGCTGTCTGTCAGCTGCTATTTATCACCAAGCGAAAGAGCCCGGTTAATGatgatttttacttatttttacttaCTTTACTTATCCAGATGATGTCCCTGCAGGTGGGGACGCTCTGGAGATTAACAGCCTGTCTCTCTTCACCCAGGCTAATCAAGACAAGCCCTGAGCTATCGGAGTCCTGCACGTGGTTCCCAGAGTCGTATGTGATTTACCCAACAAACCTGAAGACCCCCGTGGCTCCAGCACAGAACGGAATTCGCCATCTCATAAACAACACAAGGACAGATGAGCGGGAAGTCTTCTTGGCAGCTTACAACAGGCGGCGGGAAGGCAAAGAAGGCAACGTGTGGATCGCCAAGTCCTCTGCTGGCGCCAAAGGTTCGTTCTCCAGCAAAACGAGCCACCTTCTCATTATTCTTTACACCTTACTTGATCGGTAGAGTCCCAGGGTTTGGCTGAGCCCAGCCGATATCTAGCCTGTCTGAAAGGCTTCACCCACCAACTCCATACCAGTCAGGCCAGAATAGGGCTCTCATTTGTCTGCTTGGTGGCATGGGGCTCTTGACAAGCATTGTAACGTGCACATGCTACCTAAGACGTGGATGACACCTCCACTTTCCTACACATGCACCTCCGAATACAGGAGAGTTTGCAGCGGGGACCAGCAGGCGAGGGGAATGTGGAGAGCAGGAGATAATGGGGAGCAGAACAGGATAtggggaggagggcagcaggCGGAACAGCAGCTTTCAAGTGCAAGGAGCCCAGCTCTCCATGCTGCAGCTAAGCCCGGTTTCAGCTGGGCAGAAATACTGGTGCTTGGTCTTTCCACCAAACCCAGATGCCTGGTGCCAGTGGCCTACCCACGGTCACACTGAGAGACTGGCCGAGCACCCAGTGCATCCAAATTACACCCAAGCCTCAAGGGAAGGTACCAGCGCAAAGACAAGCAATGcaatgtctgtctgtccctctaaTTTGAATAAGGCAATAGATACCTAAGGGATAATAACGTGTCCTTCCTTGTTCCAGGCTCATTGCATCGCTCGCTTTGCGGAAATAATGAGCTATTAGAGGAGGTAGCTGGACACGGCTGTAGATGCGGTGCTTTGGTAACTACGTGGTGTCCGTCGGTTACGGCAGTATCAGGAGCACGTTATCAGAATGGATTTCTGAATATTTCCCTTGCCGTGTGTGCAGAGCCCAGGCGGCAGAGCCCAGCCTGAGGAAAGAACCTGGTCTTTTCAAAGGGAACAAGCCCGCGTGTATTACTCATGTTTACTGGCTTTTGATGCAGTCGTACAAAAACCACCGGAGAGCGTGAAAGCCAAAGGTGGCCGCAGGGAGGCTGCGTGATAAAACTGTCCTTCACGCTGGCTTCCTTCACTGCTCTGCTCTCTTGGCTGCGTTACCATGAAGCGTCAGAAGAATATGCTTGTTTTCCtcaaggaggaaggggagacgAGTCCTTTTGTTATGCCAGTGAGGGAATGCGTATCTGTGTAGTATAACTGTCTGGCAAAGAATCAGTCTGGGAAACCGAGAAGGCCATTGCTGTGGTTTGTTGCAGGATGGGGAGGTTTAAACTCTCCACATACTTTATTCAAGTGTGATCCCATCTTTTCCGCGTTAGAGCAGAGTAACCTTTTGTATTCATCAGTGTGCTGCAGAACTCGAGCTGGGAATTAAAGTGGAAAGCAGAGCCTCGTGTTAATCTTCTAGAGGGAAGTTTTAAATGTCTGGGGATTACTTGTGATGGAAGAAGAAAGCTTGTTGATTATAATTGCTGAGGCAGATCTAGCTCAGGCACAGCCCCTGACTCGGGACAGGTCTAGTGGAAGCTTGGTTGTCCAtcagtaaaatgaaaattaaaggctTAGGATGTCCCAACTTAAAAGTTGAGAGATTTTTCAACTGTGGCTATaggttttgatgttttctttgagAGAAGGGACAGCTGCCCCACGTAAGCTGCTTTGCTGCCTCGCTGGGTTGCTGTCAAGGTGCACGGTTAAACCAACCTCCCTCTTTGTTCACCGTCTGTCCGGTGCAGAACGGGTACCTACCGATCTTCCCACTGCGGGGGCTTTACTGGCTTACAGGGATGttgtttccctccttccctgtggTTGTACCAAGGCAAGcttctgcctggctctgctctgaTCAGGAGACTAAAAatcttgtgtgtgtgtcccccatcccgCGTAAAACATGGATGAGAGGGATAGTTTGATGAAAGGGCTTTCTTTCGGTGGAGGACGCTAGGAAGGTTGTAGGGGGTCAGTGGTGCTGGGAAGCTGTGACTCAGGTGTGCAAAGCATGGAGGAGTGAAAGTACCTGCAGGGCTGTGTTGACAGCGACCTTCCGAGGTCACAGCTAGGAGCATTTTCCCATGGGATAATCCTATCAAACTGCTTGTGCTCCAAACCTGTCTTCTTCCCCCGATGCCCCCTCGAAgcgtgttgctttttttttttcttcttttttttttcccttttcgcTCAggattttctccaaaaaaaatcagcacaaaatTAAGACTTAAATCAACAGCTTTAGTCAAAAAAGTTAACTCagtgcctgaagactggaaaTAGTCCCAGAGAAGCGTTAGGTAATTTTACCTCAGCTGGTTTATCCCTCACGTGGCACTGTGCCATCCCTTTATCAAATCCCAGAAGGGATATGTTCTCCCTTCATTGCTCTGCAACAGTGGTTTCATATCCGGGCTCTTGCAATAAATGAACAGTGACAGCTTCAGCCCAAATGTGGCAGGATTTAAAAGGCACGTCTAACTTCTTTAATGAAGGGCTTCCACGGCCGGGGAAAACGCTGACTACATGGATGAGCGGTTTTGAAACAGTTCTTTTCCTAATTTCAGCGATGATTTTAATAGAAACTTAAATGAACTCAGTAAGCAGGGCAACACTGCGCAAGAGTGCCTGTGTGACTGCCTCTGGCAGCCAGAAAAGCCAGAAAGGGGGGAAAAGTCTGAgtgcaggataaaaaaaaaaaaaaaggaaaacaaaatgctgaaacCCCTGTTCTCCCAACtgctgaaaaacagagaaaaatgaaatttaacaagtgtTGAACATGCGCACCACCCCCTACCCTCTTCACCAagtccagctggaaaaaaacgCTGGAACAGGAAACAAAATCCCTCCGAACCAAGCAGCTGCCTCACTGCTTGCCAAGGTCCCTGTCTGCTGTGCATTCACTCGCACCTAAATAGCCAGCCCCCTGCAGAGGAGTCCCAGGCAGACTGTGCCATCTCGGCTACTCTTGGTTCCCGTTTGCGTTGGCTCCAGTTACAGGGGAGCCAAACATCCCGCAAGGTGGTAACGGGGAGATCCCTCTGCAGATTCACTGCCCGACCCTGAGCCAACATGATGTCGCTTGAGCACCTGCTGTCCCTGGGGCCACGGGCTCTGGCATgtgcagtgacaagtggtgtccctcaagggtccgtcctggcaccagtactgtttaacatttttatcaaagacatagacagagggattgagagcaccatcagcaagtttgcagatgacaccaagctgtgtggtgttgtcgacacaccagagggatgggatgtcattcagagggacctggacaggctggagaggtgggcccagttgaactgcatgaggttcaacaaaagcaactgcaggattctgcacctgggaagaaacaatcctcagtataaatacagactgggggatgaggtgttagaaagcagccctgaggaaagggacttgggggtgctgatggatgagaagctggacatgagcaggcaatgtgcacttgcagcccagaaggccaatcacatcctgggctgcatcaaaagaagtgttgccagcagatccagagaggtgattctgccactttgctctgctctggtgagacctcacctggagtactgtgtgcaggtctggagccctcaatagagaaaggacatggacctgatggagcgggtccagaggagggccacaaaatgatcagggggctggagcacctctgctatgaggacaggctgagggagctggggttgttcagcctggagaaaacgagactccggggagacctcatagcggccttccagtacctgaggggggcctacaggaaggctggggagggtctgtttacaaaggcctgcagtgacaggacgaggggcaatggttttaagttggagaaggggagatttagattggatattaggaacaagttctttactgtgagggtggtggaacactggaacaggttgcccagggaggtggttgaggccccttcccttgagatattcaaggtgaagctcgacgaggccctgggcagcctggtctagttgggggtgtccctgctgactgcggggaggtcagactagatgacctttggaggtcccttccggcctggaccaatctatgaatctatgtccTGTGGCTTTTTGGGCAAACGAGCCATGGTCTGCTTGGGGCCCAGGAAGAGCTCCAGCAAAGGTAGGAGGATCCTCTGcctcattttgtcttttctgtgccAGGGGAAGGGATCCTGATTTCTTCAGAGGCTGCAGAGCTCTTGGACTTCATCGATGAGCAGGGACAAGTGCACGTGATTCAGAAATACCTGGAGAAACCTCTGCTTTTAGAGCCAGGGCATCGCAAGTTTGACATCAGGtaaccttttctgcttctgtaatACCGGTTTTCGTTTTCGTGCTGTTTCGTTTTAAGCCACTGGGACTAGAGTTTGTTCTCTTACCCCCCCGCAGGAGCTGGGTTCTCGTGGATCATCAATATAATATCTACCTCTACAGAGAGGGTGTCCTGCGGACCTCTTCCGAACCATACAACAGTGCTAATTTCCAGGACAAAACCTGCCACTTGACCAATCACTGCATTCAGAAGGAATATTCCAAAAACTACGGGCGGTATGAGGAAGGGAATGAAATGTTCTTCGAGGAGTTCAACCAGTATCTGATGGATGCCCTGAACACAACGCTTGAGAATAGCATCTTACTGCAAATCAAACACATAATAAGGTAGCCAGACACCTGTGGCGTAGGGAAACATAACCCTTCGGGGAATGTGTATGGACGCAGCTGGGGAAGCAGACAGACTGACAAGGGAAGGGTTTCAATTGCATGGATCAGGGGTTGCAGCCCAGAGATAAATGTAAGATTAAGCCATAAACACCCCAGGGTCATTGCTCAATGAAAGGGGACCTCTGTAGGTGCTGTTCTTTCAGGGTATGTGTCAACGTGTCTGCATTTTGGCAgctgtggctggagaaggatgGCGTGAGATGGCTTGGTAAGGGAAGAGGGTAGGTCGAAAGACAGGGCTAGGAGAGGTGGAGGTTAAAAAAGATAGTAGAAGGTGTAAGAGGTGAAATAAAGTGGGATGCGAGTCTGCAGCGTCTCACTGcttctccctccagcagcaagcagcagcacaTCTCATTGGCAGAGGTCATCTTACTCGGTCcacacagagccagctgcctcCTGGCACAGAAAGGCTGGAGAGACATCTCCAGACTCCATCTGTCTGGAGAGACATCTCCGAGACCATGGTGCTGCAGAGAATCCAGGTCCTCACAAAGCGATCCTTCATGGCAGAATTTACATTGCAAGTAACCCATTGCTGTTACTTACACCAAAAAGACATGACAGGATCTTTGAAGGACTCGGAGGCGAATGAGCTCTCAGTGGCAGTTCCTTGGGGACCTGGTGCAGACCTTTGTGCCTCAGCCTTCTGCTCCAGGCTCTAATTACACATCATATATGTCAACTTGCCTAACCCGGTAGTGAGGGTGgatgctgctttccagctctttGGGAAGTTAACTCGGGGGTGTCCCCACCGATGTTTTGATGGTTGTGTGATCTCACTTGCAGGGACCTGGTTACCATGACAGTTACCTGGGCAGTCCCAGGTCAACAGGGGACCCCTCCGCTTAACTGTGCCAGGCACGTGCCCTCAGAAGCTGCAGCGCAACAGGTATGTCCACAAGGCTTTTAATCTTGGCTTTCTGGCTTTCCCTTCACAGAAGCTGCCTTATGTGTATAGAGCCTGCAATCAGCACAAAGCATCTTCACTACCAGAGCTTCCAGCTCTTTGGGTTTGACTTCATGGTGGATGAGGAGCTGAAGGTCTGGCTGATAGAAGTCAATGGGGCCCCGGCGTGTGCCCAGTGAGTAATCAGTTTCTGTAATACCTTTGCGATGCCGCCATTCATATGCCTCATCCAGAACATGGCTGTGCCCCAGCTCCAAGTgaaaaaggtggaagaaaatgAATGGCAGGGGAATTTTCCTGGCTAACCCGGAGCAGACACTGCTCTAAGTGCCAGATGATTTAAGTTTGTTGCTCCTGTCTCTGTGTTTGGTATCTCCCAGCTTCTTTCCCATGCGAGAACCTAACTCAGGTTAGGTTCTAACCCAACTAACCTCAGGTTTTGgacaaaatgtatttgaataTAACTTGGGTCATTTTTATTGGCGCTATAGGGTTGAAGCTATGTTGCAGAACTAACGCTTTGGGGGTCAGGTGGTTTCTCAGTCTCCCTTGTGGAGCCACTGGTGACTGGTCTTTACCTGAATGCGTGATAAATGAGTGGCGTGAAGGGCAGCACCTGGAAGTGAGTGACTGAATTTGCAGGCAGCAGGAGTCCAGAGCACACTGTGGATGCTGCAGACATTAGATCAAAGACTCCGCCAGCCCCAGGAAGGCTGGGACAGCCAAAGAGCCACGGCCATCAGCATCTCTGCATAGGAACGGCGAGAGGTGCTgtagggtaaatcatgtttgaccaatctgatagctttctacaatgctataactggttggttggatgaggggagggcagcagatgtcacctaccttgacttcagcaaggcttttgacacagtctcccataacatcctcatcgggaaactaaggaagtgtgggctggatgaggggacagtgaggtggattgagaaccggctgtgtgacaggacccaaagggtaatgattaatggagcaggttcaagctggaggcctgtaaccagtggtgtcccccaggggtcaatacttggtccagtcctattcaacatattcatcagcgacctggatgaggggaccgagtgtatcctcagcaagtttgctgatgataccaaactgggaggggtggctgacaccccggagggccatgctgccatccagcgagacctggacaggctggagagctgggcggagaagaacctcatgaggttcaacagggaaaagtgtagggtcctgcacccggggaagaagaatgtcaggtaccaatacaggttaggtgtggacctgctggagtcaagttctgaagagaaagatctgggggtcctggtagacagcaaaatgacaatgagcaagcagtgtgctcttgtggccaggaaggccaatggaatcctgggctgcatagggaagagtgtggccagtaggtcgagggaagtcattctccccctctactctgcactggtgaggccacaactggaatactgcatccagttctgggctccccagttcaagagggatagggaactactggaaaggctaaaaattcagtgaaattcagtgaaagagtccagcgaagggcaacaaagatgattcaaggattggagcatctcccttacgaggaaaggctcaaagagctgggactctttagcctggagaagagaaggctgaggggagaccttatcaatgcttataagtatctgaagggtgggttgaaggaggagggagccagactcttttcagtggttcccagtgagaggacgaggggcaacgggcacaagctggaacataggaggttccactcaaatatgagaaaaaacttcttcacagtgagcgtggcagagccctggaacaggctgcccagggaggtggtggagtccccttctctggtgattttcaagacccgcctggatgcagtcctgagtaacgtgctctgacatgctctgggcaatcctgcttcggcaggggagttggactagatgatctttatggtcccttccaactctaaaaattcagtgaaattcagtgaaattatgtgACTGAGACAACTCCGGGAGACTAGAAATCTTTGCTAAACAGGCATCTGTATCGTATACAAGCCCAGGAAAACAGAATAGGCGCTACATCACTACATTAGAATTTGATTAGATTTAGATGTAGATTAAATTTGATTAGATCATCACTAACAGTAGGCAAAAAATACAGACCTACCAGACAGCCTGTTCAGAGCTAGGGCTGGGGGAACTTTCTGTGTCCAGGATGCCCTGTTCACCATGTGCACCGTGGTGCTATGCTGCCTTGCACCTCCTTGTGTTGCTTGCCCTATGGGTAAGTTTGGCTGTCGCTGGGTGAGTTCGGGTTGCAGCGATGCCCTGTTTGCTTTGTGCCTCTATGGGCACTTGGAAGCTATGGAAAGCAGCTGAGGTAGGTTTTGGCTATTTGTGATGGAAGAGATGCCACCCTCCTCCC
Encoded here:
- the TTL gene encoding tubulin--tyrosine ligase; the protein is MYTFVVRDEGSSVYAEVSRLLLASGQWRRLRRDNPRFNLMLGERNRLPFGRLGHEPGLVQLVNYYRGADKLCRKASLVKLIKTSPELSESCTWFPESYVIYPTNLKTPVAPAQNGIRHLINNTRTDEREVFLAAYNRRREGKEGNVWIAKSSAGAKGEGILISSEAAELLDFIDEQGQVHVIQKYLEKPLLLEPGHRKFDIRSWVLVDHQYNIYLYREGVLRTSSEPYNSANFQDKTCHLTNHCIQKEYSKNYGRYEEGNEMFFEEFNQYLMDALNTTLENSILLQIKHIIRSCLMCIEPAISTKHLHYQSFQLFGFDFMVDEELKVWLIEVNGAPACAQKLYAELCQGIVDVAISSVFPLNDTGQKTSQPSSIFIKL